CCACCCCGCTATCACTCTTGGGTGGGAACTTCCGCGGTTCTCGTTAAATAAGGTGTCCTACTTTTATAACTTTTTGGGAGTCGATTATAGGCGCGCACAGATTTCCATTATATTAAGAGTATAACTGATAAAGCGCAATGTTGTTAAGGTCAGGGTTTCTATAGGGCTACTCGCACCAAATAAGGTGAAAGAGAGAATGCAGATTCAAATAATGACATAATTCTTAACCATTTTTTGGTAGACATATTATGTATCATGTGTTATTTCATAAGCCTAAAAAGCATTATAGTAAAAACTAAAAGAAATTTATGAGCTTTCCAGCGATATTTGAACTCTCCAGTCTCAACGGCGCCAACGGCTTTACCCTCAATGGCGTTGCCGCTAGTGACAATTCAGGCAGATCAGTAAGTAGTGCAGGGGATATCAACATGGAGGTAATTCAGGGTCGAGTTACGTAGTCTTTGGTAAGAATACCTTCAATTCTACCTTAGACCTCTCTACTCTCAACGGGAGTAACGGCTTTACCCTCAATGGGGTTGCCGCAGGTGACTTATCAGGCAGATCAGTAAGTAGTGCGGGGGATATCAACGGCGATGGTATCGGTGACCTTATTATCGGCGCAGACGGTGCCTCCCCCAATGGAAGTGGTTCAGGGTCGAGTTACGTCGTCTTTGGCAAGAATACTCCCTTTAGTTCTACCTTGGACCTCTCTACTCTCAATGGTACCAACGGCTTTACCCTCAACGGGGTTACAGCAGGTGACAATTCAGGCAGATCAGTAAGTAATGCGGGGGATATCAATGGCGATGGTATCGGTGACCTTATTATCGGCGCATACAATGCCTCCCCCAATGGAAGTGCTTCAGGGTCGAGTTACGTGGTCTTTGGCGCCCCACCTCCCACTATCACCCTTAGCGTAGCTCCAGCTAGCGTCACCGAAGATGGTAGTGACAACCTCCTCTACACCTTTACCCGCAAAGGAAATACTAGTAGCGCTCTCAATGACGTCAACTTCAATGTTGGGGGTGAAGCAACGTTATTGAGCGATTACACCCAAACGGGAGCGAGTTCATTCAACGCTAATAGCGGGACACTCAACTTTAACCCAGGTTCAGCTACAGCTACAGTAATCGTAGACCCCACAGCAGATACTATCCGAGAATCTGATGAAAGGGTGATTTTGACTCTAGCCAGTGGTGGTGGTTACACAGTAGGGACTCCCGCTTCAGCTACGGGTAGAATTCTCAACGATGATACTGGTGGAGGAAGCACAAACCCGACCATTACTGTGACCGTTTCCCCTACGAGTGTGACAGAAAATGGTAGTGACAACCTCGTTTACACCTTTAGACGCACTGGAAATACTAATAACCCACTTAACGTTAATGTTGGTGTTTCTGGGACAGCAACTTTTAATACTGATTACACATTGACGGGTGGAAACTCATTTAACGCCAATGGAGGAAGAGTTAACTTTAATGCAGGTTCAGCTACAGCTACAGTAACGATAGACCCGACACAAGATGGGATAATAGAACCCAATGAGACAGTGCAGCTCAACGTAAATCCTGGTACAGGGTATAACCTAGGGACTCCTGTTTCAGCTTCGGGTACGATTGTCGATGGTGGTGGTGGAAGCACAAACCCGTCAGTTATCGTTTCGGTTTCCCCTACGAGTGTGAATGAAAATGGGCCTGCTAACCTAGTTTATACTTTTACTCGCACTACAAATACAGGGACGGCACTCAATAATGTTAATTTCGACGTTGGGGGTGAAGCGATTTTTAATGATGATTACACGGTAACGGGAGCAGCTTCATTTAATGCTACTACGGGAACGGTGAATTTCCGACCCAGAGCAACTACGGTCAGAGTGACAGTAAATCCTAGAGGAGATGCTACGGTAGAACCGAATGAAACGGTATTGTTGACGGTTACTAGTGGTAGTGGTTACGCAGTAGGAAACCCTAATGCGGCCTCGGGTACAATTGTTAATGACGATCGCCGTGGGAACCAAGATACTCTCAGTATGTCTCTGGGTAGAAGCAGTAATATTCCAGTTGTAGAGGAGTTAGAAAGTGTGGCGTATTTTAATCTCAACCCTGATGTAATTCTCTAATTTTTACCCCCAACCTCTCTCTGGTAAAGGGGGAAGATTGGGAGTCAATTCGTTGGCGCGCACATATTCCCATTATACTAATAGTATAACCGATAAAACGCAATATTGTCAAGGCCTTACTTTATAAGAGCTATGGGTGACTTAACTGGCTCTTTCAACATTATGGGTTTATGGTATAGTCATTGTATAAACAATTATGAGTAGCTCAACAAAATGACAACTCAAAAACTCACCAAATGGGGAAATTCCTTAGGAATTAGGCTACCTCAAGAAATTATCAAACAGTTAGGATGGCAAGAAGGCCTTAAAGTCACTTTATCTATGAAGGATGACTGTGTTATTTTATCCGCAACCAAACCCAAATATCATCTTGAAGACCTTTTAAAAAATTGTCAACCTGAGCACCAACATGAAGAAATTGATTGGGGAGAACCAGTAGGAGAAGAAAATTGGTAACAATTGACGGGAAAATTCCTGAAAGAGGCGATATTATTCGATTAGAACTTAATCCTCAAACGGGTAGTGAACAAGCAGGATATCGTCCCGCTCTGGTAATTTCACCCTTAGCTTATAATCGGATCTCGAAACTGATTTTAATTTGTCCGATTACCAGTCGTCAAAAAAGTTGGCCTTTTGAAGTCAATTTATCTTCTTCCTTACAAACTTATGGGGTAATTTTAGTCGATCAAGTCAGAAGTATTGATTGTCAGGCAAGAAAAGCTCATTTTGTGGAAAAAGTTTCTCCTGATATTATGGATGAGGTTTTAGCACGATTAGAGACGTTATTAACTTAATTGAAACGCTGCTGAATTTTGCCGATCGCCCAATTAAGTATAGCCCCGCCAATGAGAATAGCGATCGCAGGATTAAATAGAGGTAGCCAAAGTTTATACCAAAGCTCCCAACCGAGAGGAATTCCTAAACTACGACCAATGAGGGCGATCGCGAACCAAAGAAAGCCGATCATCACTAAAAAAACATTAGCTACGAGTAAACGATTCAGCCAGTTAACTAATTTGTCTTTCATAGATCTCTGCTTGTAACTTATCTATCTCCAAAAGAGAGCGATCGCGATAGCCTACGTAGCGATCTTGTTTCTTGCGAATTTTACGCTCTAGAGGTGGGAAAATGCCGAAATTTGGGGGCATTGGTTGAAAATGTTTAGGGGAAGCCGAACTAATAAAATTAAATAGAGCCCCCATCATAGTTGTATCAGGCAAGGTCAATAGAGTCAATCCCCTCGCTAAACGGGCGGCGTTAGTTCCCGCTAACCAACCTCCAGCCGCTGCTGCTGTATAGCCTTCGGTTCCAATGAGTTGACCACAACCAAATAAAGTCGGTCTCTGTTTAAATTGCAGGGTAGGATGAAGCAGTTGAGGAGAGTTAATAAATGTGTTCCGATGCATTACTCCCATGCGTACGAATTCAGCTTCTTCTAAACCTGGAATCAGACGAAATATTCTCTTCTGTTCCCCCCAACGTAGATTAGTCTGAAAACCCACTAAATTCCAGAGTTGACCCGCTTTATCTTCTTGACGCAATTGGATCACGGCGTAGGGGGAGTCAGTGCCGGGATGAGGGTTAATCAGTCCCACGGGTTTAAGGGGTCCAAAACGCATAGTTTCTTCACCTCTGCGGGCGAGTTCTTCTATCGGTAGACAACCTTCAAAGAATTTAGCCGTTTCTTGTTCAAAGTCTTTTAATTCGGTTTGTTCTCCCTG
The window above is part of the Gloeocapsa sp. PCC 73106 genome. Proteins encoded here:
- the trmFO gene encoding FADH(2)-oxidizing methylenetetrahydrofolate--tRNA-(uracil(54)-C(5))-methyltransferase TrmFO; amino-acid sequence: MSRIHVIGGGLAGTEAAWQIAQGGIPVTLHEMRPLRTSPAHHTSSLAELVCSNSFGALQSDRAAGLLHEELRRLNSIIIQTADRHAVPAGGALAVDRGVFSQVLTDTLAHHPLIELRRGEVQEIPPTGILVLATGPLTSPALATALQNFTGMDYFSFFDAASPIVEGESINRDIAFLASRYDKGEAAYLNCPMNKQEYLAFWQELIQGEQTELKDFEQETAKFFEGCLPIEELARRGEETMRFGPLKPVGLINPHPGTDSPYAVIQLRQEDKAGQLWNLVGFQTNLRWGEQKRIFRLIPGLEEAEFVRMGVMHRNTFINSPQLLHPTLQFKQRPTLFGCGQLIGTEGYTAAAAGGWLAGTNAARLARGLTLLTLPDTTMMGALFNFISSASPKHFQPMPPNFGIFPPLERKIRKKQDRYVGYRDRSLLEIDKLQAEIYERQIS
- a CDS encoding AbrB/MazE/SpoVT family DNA-binding domain-containing protein, coding for MTTQKLTKWGNSLGIRLPQEIIKQLGWQEGLKVTLSMKDDCVILSATKPKYHLEDLLKNCQPEHQHEEIDWGEPVGEENW
- a CDS encoding type II toxin-antitoxin system PemK/MazF family toxin, with protein sequence MVTIDGKIPERGDIIRLELNPQTGSEQAGYRPALVISPLAYNRISKLILICPITSRQKSWPFEVNLSSSLQTYGVILVDQVRSIDCQARKAHFVEKVSPDIMDEVLARLETLLT
- a CDS encoding S-layer family protein; amino-acid sequence: MDLSTLNGTNGFTLNGVTAGDNSGRSVSNAGDINGDGIGDLIIGAYNASPNGSASGSSYVVFGAPPPTITLSVAPASVTEDGSDNLLYTFTRKGNTSSALNDVNFNVGGEATLLSDYTQTGASSFNANSGTLNFNPGSATATVIVDPTADTIRESDERVILTLASGGGYTVGTPASATGRILNDDTGGGSTNPTITVTVSPTSVTENGSDNLVYTFRRTGNTNNPLNVNVGVSGTATFNTDYTLTGGNSFNANGGRVNFNAGSATATVTIDPTQDGIIEPNETVQLNVNPGTGYNLGTPVSASGTIVDGGGGSTNPSVIVSVSPTSVNENGPANLVYTFTRTTNTGTALNNVNFDVGGEAIFNDDYTVTGAASFNATTGTVNFRPRATTVRVTVNPRGDATVEPNETVLLTVTSGSGYAVGNPNAASGTIVNDDRRGNQDTLSMSLGRSSNIPVVEELESVAYFNLNPDVIL